The proteins below are encoded in one region of Aerosakkonema funiforme FACHB-1375:
- a CDS encoding ATP-binding protein → MSDINWGLIRNGYTFQDLICSLIRLEDHKARLYVRPGKDYAQDARSGDGRIIYQMKFHRNEAASSAIADAKEEAKNITKYLVTPGKSQEIWQVVQEWILISNVAFNPSDELKWNKEVKPLFDDLGLKASYWEKSVIETLLLKYPDLKQAYFGGETRVFLGIAEAREQVQQSQEFEHYHALDTHFQGRETELEQYKNFINDAKKKILVIHGAGGIGKTRFLLEGAETQALPEGWQILWANIATMTATSSWFIGLIVERPTLLLIDEPEDATVLKTLVEQISGGRARTWKVAIAVQSPNDPVLKYLQGTRMQDIVEDLPLTSLEEKAAIAFCQELIEFGSLQSQTNDWKTQAATWIAQHYDYYPIWIAIAVKLLESRGNLEIMPQEAESLASDYLEGILTQQQSIPSEKALNLLQWTALFDTVNREDTTVIHFIQAKVGCRNPTELQRYFDSLIARKVIFERGSRNRLLKIKPDVLADYILRQWLTYSRPSGANLEASSEALEIIEEVNAMLDSAEASSLQKLLLRGIARFELLQQLSNNPINLLGRLLHDWYDRVPTMNARRKLAYLSVLDEISFAHVSEVLSLLTAVLNSTSAPETVSTIFGQRIITHDDVILALPWIVYHTAPYAQTPNEQMALLSLLCKLVIAERDVATRRPQGLPNDGKRAETVLPRVIKGSPEFRSDFEESAFEKANELLTNIRSQIISEDQKLILDTLVKPLLDIEQEYTSFDGRFVKTQTWLITPETTKWKIRESLRTTIKEILREKKIHPTQSVILWQLLAYAHQEINQALLEFSRDSSPTTPYYEAFRNVIIEDLQWMVEFLKLGNFDIEELAAARELWKWYAQFSKDNELKEIANQCETSFKERELFPKYAPLLTWESNEALGQWAVETSHNLANSDNPQIIHDFVRDGVKILGKPDAVSRLLIVAANLGLKAQQSQSVRNFVQEALKLPVKDAEFLFAARLCNAWVGATRQNDSLAVSAVLEQLLQWANTSEKIVHLIQAIYESAWLVNITELEVTIVLKQQEHFLETNSAVSFVGLLGSIFFCNPKQIKDTIETIFNKLHYKQLSYGVEALLEPLSYAMRSVTQNTEREVERSLMDWILDQVLRLPDIDDLSGTSTWHIQEFLKMFGKPDLQWLVSAIEKRIQMFSKSDNSSIRTLPSRERLSQWIVPISPDQANDTIIRNLVAKLLSYADSSPMLGYRFPQYLVDIDPTGAITADLVVEKLTNPKVKGNSSEIWHWAKFAGYYPDDSSAWRKIAHEACSLAVQFDERHKYSIFHALTNPEPKTWMANIGEVPPIFEKAVEAAKQKLEAETDPVLIPFRQWMLQLAEAELNSEIERVKEEIVK, encoded by the coding sequence ATGTCTGATATTAACTGGGGACTGATCAGAAACGGTTATACCTTTCAAGATTTGATTTGTTCCCTCATCCGTCTTGAAGACCACAAAGCTCGTCTTTACGTTCGCCCAGGAAAAGATTATGCCCAGGATGCGCGTTCAGGAGATGGGCGCATTATTTACCAAATGAAGTTTCATCGAAATGAGGCTGCCTCTTCAGCTATCGCGGATGCCAAAGAAGAAGCTAAGAACATTACTAAATATTTAGTAACGCCTGGTAAATCACAAGAAATTTGGCAGGTAGTACAAGAATGGATCTTAATCAGTAATGTTGCGTTTAATCCAAGTGACGAACTGAAATGGAATAAAGAGGTTAAGCCGCTATTTGATGACTTAGGGTTAAAAGCATCTTATTGGGAGAAATCCGTAATCGAGACACTTTTGCTCAAATATCCTGATTTAAAACAAGCTTATTTTGGTGGAGAGACGCGAGTTTTCTTGGGAATTGCAGAAGCACGCGAACAGGTACAACAATCGCAAGAATTCGAGCATTATCATGCCCTAGATACTCATTTTCAGGGGAGAGAAACGGAATTAGAACAATACAAAAATTTTATAAATGATGCCAAGAAGAAAATCCTTGTGATTCATGGGGCAGGGGGCATTGGTAAAACCCGATTCCTTCTAGAAGGTGCGGAAACTCAAGCCTTACCAGAGGGATGGCAGATACTTTGGGCAAATATTGCAACTATGACAGCAACCAGTTCATGGTTCATAGGGTTAATTGTCGAACGTCCTACTTTGCTTTTGATTGATGAACCTGAAGATGCAACTGTTCTGAAGACGCTAGTGGAGCAAATTTCTGGCGGTCGGGCTAGAACTTGGAAAGTCGCCATTGCTGTTCAGTCTCCTAACGATCCTGTTTTGAAATATCTTCAGGGGACTCGGATGCAAGATATAGTAGAAGATCTGCCGCTAACTTCTTTAGAAGAAAAAGCAGCAATTGCTTTTTGTCAGGAACTCATAGAATTTGGCTCTCTACAATCACAGACAAATGATTGGAAAACACAAGCTGCTACCTGGATTGCTCAACATTATGACTACTATCCTATCTGGATCGCGATCGCTGTCAAATTGCTAGAGAGCAGAGGTAATCTTGAGATAATGCCGCAAGAGGCGGAGAGTTTGGCATCCGACTATTTAGAAGGAATTCTTACACAGCAACAGAGTATTCCTTCTGAGAAAGCTTTGAATTTACTCCAGTGGACAGCATTGTTTGATACTGTAAATCGAGAAGATACTACAGTAATTCACTTTATTCAAGCAAAAGTTGGATGTAGAAATCCCACAGAACTACAGCGATATTTCGACAGCCTGATTGCCCGCAAAGTGATTTTTGAGCGAGGTTCTCGTAATCGTCTCCTTAAAATCAAACCAGATGTATTGGCCGATTACATTCTGCGACAGTGGTTAACTTATAGCAGACCCTCTGGAGCTAATTTGGAAGCTTCATCGGAGGCATTGGAAATTATTGAAGAAGTTAACGCAATGTTAGATTCCGCTGAAGCTTCAAGTCTTCAAAAGTTGCTATTAAGGGGTATTGCTCGATTTGAGTTGCTTCAACAGTTATCAAATAATCCGATAAATCTTTTGGGAAGGCTCCTACACGACTGGTATGACCGAGTTCCTACCATGAATGCACGTCGGAAATTAGCGTACCTTAGTGTTTTAGATGAAATTTCTTTTGCTCATGTATCCGAAGTTCTGAGCCTGCTAACAGCTGTGTTAAATTCAACCTCAGCACCAGAAACTGTTTCAACGATTTTTGGACAACGAATTATTACTCATGATGACGTAATCTTGGCGCTACCTTGGATTGTTTATCATACGGCTCCTTACGCTCAAACCCCCAACGAACAGATGGCGCTCCTCTCACTGCTCTGTAAGTTAGTAATTGCAGAACGTGATGTTGCAACTCGTAGACCGCAGGGGTTACCGAATGATGGTAAGAGAGCCGAGACTGTTTTACCTAGAGTCATTAAAGGTAGTCCAGAGTTTCGTAGTGATTTTGAGGAATCCGCATTTGAAAAAGCGAACGAATTATTAACAAATATTCGTTCTCAAATAATTTCTGAGGATCAAAAGTTAATTCTCGATACCTTAGTTAAGCCGCTGTTAGATATTGAGCAAGAGTACACGAGCTTTGATGGTCGCTTTGTCAAAACTCAAACATGGTTGATTACACCAGAGACAACCAAGTGGAAAATTAGAGAATCACTTCGCACAACAATAAAAGAAATACTACGAGAGAAAAAAATTCATCCAACTCAGTCAGTGATTCTCTGGCAACTACTAGCTTATGCTCATCAGGAAATAAATCAAGCTCTGTTAGAATTCTCACGAGATTCATCACCTACAACTCCTTATTACGAAGCATTTCGTAACGTTATAATTGAGGATTTACAGTGGATGGTAGAATTCCTGAAATTAGGTAATTTCGATATTGAGGAACTCGCAGCTGCTCGCGAACTTTGGAAGTGGTATGCTCAGTTTAGTAAAGATAATGAACTGAAAGAAATTGCTAACCAGTGTGAAACTTCCTTTAAAGAACGAGAACTTTTTCCCAAATATGCCCCCCTTCTTACTTGGGAAAGTAACGAAGCATTAGGACAATGGGCAGTTGAAACAAGCCATAACTTAGCTAATTCAGATAATCCACAAATTATTCACGACTTCGTTCGAGATGGTGTGAAAATTTTGGGAAAACCTGATGCAGTTTCTAGGTTATTAATTGTGGCTGCAAATCTAGGTTTAAAAGCGCAACAATCTCAATCTGTACGTAATTTTGTTCAGGAGGCATTGAAGCTACCTGTCAAAGATGCAGAGTTTCTGTTTGCTGCCAGACTTTGTAATGCTTGGGTTGGGGCTACTCGACAGAATGATTCTTTAGCAGTAAGCGCAGTGCTTGAGCAACTTCTGCAATGGGCCAATACCAGCGAAAAAATTGTACACCTTATCCAGGCAATTTACGAAAGTGCATGGTTGGTTAATATTACTGAACTAGAAGTAACTATTGTATTAAAGCAGCAAGAACATTTCTTGGAGACTAACTCGGCTGTCAGTTTTGTAGGGTTACTCGGTAGCATTTTCTTTTGTAATCCAAAACAAATAAAGGATACAATAGAGACAATTTTTAATAAACTCCATTATAAGCAGTTATCCTATGGTGTAGAAGCATTGTTAGAGCCGTTAAGTTATGCAATGCGTTCAGTAACTCAAAATACAGAGCGAGAAGTCGAGCGTTCCTTAATGGACTGGATTTTAGATCAAGTTTTACGTTTACCTGACATTGACGATCTTAGTGGTACAAGTACTTGGCATATACAAGAATTTTTGAAAATGTTTGGTAAGCCAGATTTGCAATGGCTTGTCAGTGCTATAGAGAAACGGATTCAAATGTTTTCAAAGTCAGATAACTCCAGTATCAGAACGCTACCCAGTCGAGAACGGCTATCTCAATGGATTGTCCCCATTTCTCCAGACCAAGCTAACGATACCATAATACGAAATCTCGTTGCAAAGTTGCTGTCATACGCTGATTCTTCTCCCATGTTGGGGTATAGATTTCCTCAATATTTAGTTGATATCGATCCTACTGGAGCAATTACGGCTGATTTGGTTGTAGAAAAGCTTACAAATCCTAAAGTTAAAGGAAATTCGAGCGAAATTTGGCATTGGGCGAAATTTGCTGGCTATTATCCAGATGATTCCTCTGCTTGGCGCAAGATTGCCCATGAAGCTTGTTCCCTAGCAGTTCAATTTGACGAGCGCCACAAATATTCAATTTTCCACGCCTTAACTAATCCTGAGCCAAAAACTTGGATGGCAAATATAGGAGAAGTCCCTCCTATATTTGAAAAAGCAGTTGAGGCAGCAAAACAGAAGTTAGAAGCTGAAACCGATCCAGTTTTGATTCCATTTCGGCAATGGATGCTTCAATTAGCAGAAGCAGAATTAAATAGTGAAATTGAACGAGTTAAAGAAGAGATCGTGAAATGA
- a CDS encoding GIY-YIG nuclease family protein, whose translation MVYLLHFNKRINPERPTQHYLGYTKDLDERIRDHRLGRGARLCQVAKERGITFRLAEVWIGDRSLERQLKRQKNSRRFCPICNRLPI comes from the coding sequence ATGGTTTACCTGTTACATTTCAATAAACGCATCAATCCAGAAAGACCAACCCAGCATTATTTAGGTTACACGAAAGATTTGGACGAAAGAATTAGGGATCACAGGCTGGGTAGGGGCGCAAGGCTCTGTCAAGTTGCCAAAGAAAGGGGAATTACCTTTAGGTTAGCAGAGGTTTGGATAGGCGATCGCTCTCTAGAACGCCAGCTAAAACGACAAAAAAATAGCCGTCGATTTTGTCCGATTTGCAATCGATTACCAATTTAA
- a CDS encoding 3'-5' exonuclease, whose protein sequence is MYKHREFCQTIDKEIIVEEPALDIFYTDNTPKIEWKPEVSLKPYDQLTKVVLDIETTGLDKERDRIIAIGCMTESGNTQIFMQLDEALLLQEFLDYLQSVNPEVLLTYNGMAFDLPFIITRLNALKIKHPFKQARNSRRIPSAQIFGTPIEVNEILYKNTNHVDAYICVLRWDFIAKSLTLSYSLKNVVLELGLRKERRLTLSHQQIQECWHLGEGSSGWETIREYLQFDLEDTKLIADKLVPSYWYEALIVPGMNLQQLALAGNATKWQRVLENQYPHTKPKADPKMKFAGGLVISVPGLHRNVAKIDVSSLYPSIMLKYGICSRKDEKRIALGILKYLTEERLKMKAKGKLGDVAAKQAEGALKVLINSLFGFYGTGGVGFNDMEAAALVTAYGRRILQHMISVIESVDGIQIESDTDGVFFSHPQPELVFQTLSNSMPSGISIELETTAKAMFVPAKGAKNYILWHYDGSTTLKGIWKKRDRSRLEKEFPVNYLTYFITSEQQAEDYYNEVKRQILSGQLPKEEIQITRKIKANERALLTLGKRGEIVTFYHGMNGVTATGEYAVSYYLNLIAKKRDEIRTVLKVDNSATYKQLSLF, encoded by the coding sequence ATGTACAAGCATCGGGAATTTTGTCAGACAATAGACAAAGAAATTATAGTAGAAGAACCTGCCCTTGATATTTTCTACACCGATAACACACCAAAAATTGAATGGAAGCCGGAAGTTTCTCTTAAACCTTACGACCAATTAACCAAGGTAGTATTAGACATCGAAACAACGGGATTGGACAAAGAACGCGATCGCATTATTGCCATCGGCTGTATGACAGAATCTGGAAATACACAAATCTTCATGCAGTTAGATGAAGCTTTGTTATTGCAAGAGTTTCTGGATTACTTACAATCGGTTAATCCAGAAGTGCTGCTAACATACAATGGCATGGCATTTGATTTACCATTTATTATCACCAGACTCAATGCCTTAAAAATCAAACATCCTTTCAAACAAGCAAGAAATTCCCGACGAATACCCAGCGCTCAAATTTTCGGTACGCCTATCGAAGTTAATGAAATCCTTTACAAAAATACCAATCACGTAGATGCGTATATCTGCGTTTTGCGTTGGGATTTCATCGCTAAATCTCTCACTCTATCCTACTCGCTCAAAAATGTCGTATTAGAATTGGGATTGAGGAAAGAACGCAGGTTAACTTTATCTCATCAGCAAATTCAAGAATGTTGGCATTTAGGAGAAGGAAGTTCGGGGTGGGAGACTATTCGAGAATACCTGCAATTTGATTTAGAAGATACTAAATTAATTGCAGATAAGCTAGTTCCCAGTTATTGGTACGAAGCATTGATAGTACCGGGAATGAATCTGCAACAGCTTGCATTGGCGGGTAATGCTACTAAATGGCAGAGGGTATTAGAAAATCAATATCCTCATACTAAACCAAAAGCCGATCCGAAGATGAAATTTGCAGGCGGATTGGTAATTTCAGTACCGGGACTGCACCGCAATGTAGCAAAAATTGATGTATCTAGCCTATATCCTTCTATTATGCTCAAATATGGCATTTGTTCTCGTAAGGATGAGAAACGCATTGCACTGGGTATTCTCAAATACCTGACAGAAGAAAGACTGAAAATGAAAGCAAAGGGTAAACTTGGCGATGTTGCAGCCAAACAAGCTGAAGGTGCTTTAAAAGTGCTGATTAATTCCCTATTTGGCTTTTACGGTACTGGTGGTGTTGGCTTTAACGATATGGAAGCGGCGGCGCTGGTGACTGCTTACGGGAGGCGCATTCTCCAGCACATGATATCTGTTATAGAATCAGTTGATGGAATTCAAATTGAATCCGATACCGATGGAGTATTCTTCAGCCACCCACAACCAGAATTAGTCTTTCAAACTTTATCTAATTCCATGCCTTCCGGGATTAGTATAGAACTGGAAACAACCGCAAAAGCGATGTTCGTGCCAGCCAAAGGTGCTAAAAATTATATATTGTGGCACTATGATGGTAGCACGACTTTAAAAGGGATTTGGAAAAAACGCGATCGCTCTCGCCTGGAAAAGGAATTTCCCGTTAACTATCTCACCTATTTTATCACATCGGAACAACAAGCTGAAGATTATTACAACGAGGTGAAGCGCCAGATTTTATCCGGTCAATTGCCGAAAGAGGAAATCCAAATTACCCGCAAGATTAAAGCGAATGAAAGAGCTTTGTTAACTTTGGGTAAAAGGGGTGAGATTGTAACATTTTATCATGGAATGAATGGGGTAACAGCAACGGGGGAATATGCGGTGAGTTATTACCTGAACTTGATTGCAAAAAAAAGGGATGAAATCAGAACAGTTCTTAAGGTTGATAATTCTGCAACCTATAAGCAACTCTCCTTGTTCTGA
- a CDS encoding DUF6876 family protein, protein MALTQAELDAFTGTENIYQHSFGKINYTDGVKYLATEGQAFWLIDAIASHQTRQLLSQQDLQEFQLWQLTVSEDKSAVLTCQSDSDIEPVVRQEIPYTDFPLNSTKLYLVDKVLMLPSEY, encoded by the coding sequence ATGGCGTTAACCCAAGCCGAATTAGATGCCTTTACCGGAACTGAAAATATCTATCAACATTCGTTCGGCAAAATTAACTATACCGATGGCGTCAAATATCTAGCAACTGAAGGACAAGCTTTTTGGTTAATCGATGCCATTGCTTCCCATCAAACGCGACAACTGCTTTCGCAACAAGATTTGCAAGAATTTCAACTGTGGCAGTTAACAGTATCAGAAGATAAATCAGCAGTTTTAACTTGCCAATCTGATAGTGACATAGAACCAGTCGTCAGACAAGAAATTCCCTACACTGATTTTCCACTCAATTCTACCAAACTCTACTTAGTAGATAAAGTGCTGATGTTGCCTTCCGAGTATTAA